From one Parambassis ranga chromosome 5, fParRan2.1, whole genome shotgun sequence genomic stretch:
- the LOC114435875 gene encoding E3 ubiquitin-protein ligase TRIM47-like isoform X3 has translation MADRQEDQEQQQQQHGVQLDHDQFCCSVCLDLLKDPVTIYCGHNYCRNCIEGCWDREDEEDGEVSCPQCRETFRPRPVLRRNNLLAEVVEKVKRMGPAAPACAGPADVPCDFCSGPSPDKATMTCLTCFASYCPSHLEPHYSIPALKKHRLVAVTAPIQEKMCTKHNKLMEVYCLQDQQLICSFCTANEHKHHKCVPVAVLKDKTKNQLVSSRKNLQEKVQQREEELQELSQAEDSLKCCAENSLKDCDRMFADLISSLQRRRSEVKQLIKVQEQTAIAQVVELQLQLVEEITKLKEKDAELEQLAHVDNFIYLMQIFQSLSTSCDSPELTPGPLRSLSDVTDCVSELRDKIELVLKEIWPRITATVSYVDFSLPPAPNTREEFLCYYLPLTLDDTSNYPYLYLMDNNSRIKPFLIISPAHPHRLWRR, from the exons ATGGCTGACAGGCAGGAAgatcaggagcagcagcagcagcagcatggagttCAACTGGACCATGATCAGTTCTGCTGCTCAGTGTGCCTGGATCTTCTAAAAGATCCTGTCACCATTTATTGTGGACATAATTACTGCAGGAACTGTATTGAGGGCTGCTGGGATcgagaggacgaggaggacggTGAGGTCAGCTGCCCTCAGTGCAGGGAGACCTTCAGACCCAGGCCTGTTCTGAGGAGGAACAACCTGCTGGCTGAG GTTGTGGAGAAGGTAAAGAGGATGGGCCCTGCTGCTCCAGCCTGTGCCGGCCCTGCAGATGTTCCCTGTGATTTCTGCAGTGGGCCATCACCAGACAAAGCCACCATGACTTGCCTGACGTGCTTTGCATCGTACTGTCCTTCCCACCTCGAGCCTCACTACAGCATTCCTGCGCTGAAGAAGCACCGGCTGGTCGCTGTTACAGCCCCGATTCAGGAAAAGATGTGCACAAAGCACAACAAGCTGATGGAGGTTTACTGTCTGCAAGACCAGCAGCTTATTTGCTCTTTTTGCACAGCAAATGAGCATAAACACCATAAATGTGTTCCTGTTGCTGTACTGAAGGACAAGACAAAG AATCAACTGGTTTCAAGTCGAAAAAATCTCCAGGAGAAAgtccagcagagagaagaggaacTGCAAGAGCTGAGCCAAGCTGAGGACAGTCTCAAG TGTTGCGCTGAGAACTCCCTGAAGGACTGTGACAGGATGTTCGCAGACCTGATCTCCTCCCTACAGAGGCGGCGTAGTGAGGTGAAGCAGCTGATTAAAGTGCAGGAGCAAACCGCCATCGCTCAGGTCgtagagctgcagctgcaacTTGTGGAGGAGATCACCAAGCTGAAGGAGAAAGATGCCGAACTAGAGCAGCTGGCGCATGTTGACAACTTCATCTATTTAATGCAG aTTTTCCAGtctctgtccacttcctgtgaTTCTCCAGAGTTGACACCCGGTCCTCTACGTTCCCTCAGCGatgtgactgactgtgtgtctgagctgagaGATAAAATAGAGCTTGTGCTGAAGGAAATATGGCCCAGGATCACAGCTACAG TGTCCTACGTTGACTTCTCACTCCCACCAGCTCCAAACACCAGAGAGGAGTTCTTGTGTT ATTATCTTCCCCTCACTCTGGATGACACCTCAAACTACCCATATCTCTACCTGATGGACAACAACTCCCGGATCAAGCCGTTCTTGATCATCAGTCCAGCTCATCCACACAG GTTGTGGAGAAGGTAA
- the LOC114435875 gene encoding E3 ubiquitin/ISG15 ligase TRIM25-like isoform X2 encodes MADRQEDQEQQQQQHGVQLDHDQFCCSVCLDLLKDPVTIYCGHNYCRNCIEGCWDREDEEDGEVSCPQCRETFRPRPVLRRNNLLAEVVEKVKRMGPAAPACAGPADVPCDFCSGPSPDKATMTCLTCFASYCPSHLEPHYSIPALKKHRLVAVTAPIQEKMCTKHNKLMEVYCLQDQQLICSFCTANEHKHHKCVPVAVLKDKTKNQLVSSRKNLQEKVQQREEELQELSQAEDSLKCCAENSLKDCDRMFADLISSLQRRRSEVKQLIKVQEQTAIAQVVELQLQLVEEITKLKEKDAELEQLAHVDNFIYLMQIFQSLSTSCDSPELTPGPLRSLSDVTDCVSELRDKIELVLKEIWPRITATDYLPLTLDDTSNYPYLYLMDNNSRIKPFLIISPAHPHRFTKFPQVLCRQGLTERCYWEVEWHARTLSVAVAYKDINRTSDESKFGKNDKSWTLECTGNGYSFRHNNVETLVPSCPSSKIGVFLDYKAGILCFYHASDPMVLIHKVQTTFTQPLYPGLGLNYEWYDTGVFAQLVRSR; translated from the exons ATGGCTGACAGGCAGGAAgatcaggagcagcagcagcagcagcatggagttCAACTGGACCATGATCAGTTCTGCTGCTCAGTGTGCCTGGATCTTCTAAAAGATCCTGTCACCATTTATTGTGGACATAATTACTGCAGGAACTGTATTGAGGGCTGCTGGGATcgagaggacgaggaggacggTGAGGTCAGCTGCCCTCAGTGCAGGGAGACCTTCAGACCCAGGCCTGTTCTGAGGAGGAACAACCTGCTGGCTGAG GTTGTGGAGAAGGTAAAGAGGATGGGCCCTGCTGCTCCAGCCTGTGCCGGCCCTGCAGATGTTCCCTGTGATTTCTGCAGTGGGCCATCACCAGACAAAGCCACCATGACTTGCCTGACGTGCTTTGCATCGTACTGTCCTTCCCACCTCGAGCCTCACTACAGCATTCCTGCGCTGAAGAAGCACCGGCTGGTCGCTGTTACAGCCCCGATTCAGGAAAAGATGTGCACAAAGCACAACAAGCTGATGGAGGTTTACTGTCTGCAAGACCAGCAGCTTATTTGCTCTTTTTGCACAGCAAATGAGCATAAACACCATAAATGTGTTCCTGTTGCTGTACTGAAGGACAAGACAAAG AATCAACTGGTTTCAAGTCGAAAAAATCTCCAGGAGAAAgtccagcagagagaagaggaacTGCAAGAGCTGAGCCAAGCTGAGGACAGTCTCAAG TGTTGCGCTGAGAACTCCCTGAAGGACTGTGACAGGATGTTCGCAGACCTGATCTCCTCCCTACAGAGGCGGCGTAGTGAGGTGAAGCAGCTGATTAAAGTGCAGGAGCAAACCGCCATCGCTCAGGTCgtagagctgcagctgcaacTTGTGGAGGAGATCACCAAGCTGAAGGAGAAAGATGCCGAACTAGAGCAGCTGGCGCATGTTGACAACTTCATCTATTTAATGCAG aTTTTCCAGtctctgtccacttcctgtgaTTCTCCAGAGTTGACACCCGGTCCTCTACGTTCCCTCAGCGatgtgactgactgtgtgtctgagctgagaGATAAAATAGAGCTTGTGCTGAAGGAAATATGGCCCAGGATCACAGCTACAG ATTATCTTCCCCTCACTCTGGATGACACCTCAAACTACCCATATCTCTACCTGATGGACAACAACTCCCGGATCAAGCCGTTCTTGATCATCAGTCCAGCTCATCCACACAGGTTTACTAAGTTTCCTCAGGTGCTGTGTAGACAGGGTTTGACTGagcgctgttactgggaggtcgagtggcaTGCTCGCACTCTGTCTGTGGCCGTGGCGTACAAAGACATCAATCGAACATCAGATGAGTCAAAGTTTGGGAAAAATGACAAGTCCTGGACTTTAGAATGCACAGGGAACGGGTACTCGTTCCGTCACAATAATGTAGAGACACTGGTGCCCAGCTGTCCTTCCTCCAAGATTGGAGTGTTCCTAGATTACAAAGCAGGGATTCTGTGCTTTTACCATGCCTCTGATCCCATGGTTCTGATTCACAAAGTCCAGACCACTTTCACTCAGCCTCTTTATCCTGGGCTCGGTTTGAACTATGAATGGTACGATACTGGAGTGTTTGCACAGCTGGTGAGGTCAAGGTAG
- the LOC114435875 gene encoding tripartite motif-containing protein 16-like isoform X1, translating into MADRQEDQEQQQQQHGVQLDHDQFCCSVCLDLLKDPVTIYCGHNYCRNCIEGCWDREDEEDGEVSCPQCRETFRPRPVLRRNNLLAEVVEKVKRMGPAAPACAGPADVPCDFCSGPSPDKATMTCLTCFASYCPSHLEPHYSIPALKKHRLVAVTAPIQEKMCTKHNKLMEVYCLQDQQLICSFCTANEHKHHKCVPVAVLKDKTKNQLVSSRKNLQEKVQQREEELQELSQAEDSLKCCAENSLKDCDRMFADLISSLQRRRSEVKQLIKVQEQTAIAQVVELQLQLVEEITKLKEKDAELEQLAHVDNFIYLMQIFQSLSTSCDSPELTPGPLRSLSDVTDCVSELRDKIELVLKEIWPRITATVSYVDFSLPPAPNTREEFLCYYLPLTLDDTSNYPYLYLMDNNSRIKPFLIISPAHPHRFTKFPQVLCRQGLTERCYWEVEWHARTLSVAVAYKDINRTSDESKFGKNDKSWTLECTGNGYSFRHNNVETLVPSCPSSKIGVFLDYKAGILCFYHASDPMVLIHKVQTTFTQPLYPGLGLNYEWYDTGVFAQLVRSR; encoded by the exons ATGGCTGACAGGCAGGAAgatcaggagcagcagcagcagcagcatggagttCAACTGGACCATGATCAGTTCTGCTGCTCAGTGTGCCTGGATCTTCTAAAAGATCCTGTCACCATTTATTGTGGACATAATTACTGCAGGAACTGTATTGAGGGCTGCTGGGATcgagaggacgaggaggacggTGAGGTCAGCTGCCCTCAGTGCAGGGAGACCTTCAGACCCAGGCCTGTTCTGAGGAGGAACAACCTGCTGGCTGAG GTTGTGGAGAAGGTAAAGAGGATGGGCCCTGCTGCTCCAGCCTGTGCCGGCCCTGCAGATGTTCCCTGTGATTTCTGCAGTGGGCCATCACCAGACAAAGCCACCATGACTTGCCTGACGTGCTTTGCATCGTACTGTCCTTCCCACCTCGAGCCTCACTACAGCATTCCTGCGCTGAAGAAGCACCGGCTGGTCGCTGTTACAGCCCCGATTCAGGAAAAGATGTGCACAAAGCACAACAAGCTGATGGAGGTTTACTGTCTGCAAGACCAGCAGCTTATTTGCTCTTTTTGCACAGCAAATGAGCATAAACACCATAAATGTGTTCCTGTTGCTGTACTGAAGGACAAGACAAAG AATCAACTGGTTTCAAGTCGAAAAAATCTCCAGGAGAAAgtccagcagagagaagaggaacTGCAAGAGCTGAGCCAAGCTGAGGACAGTCTCAAG TGTTGCGCTGAGAACTCCCTGAAGGACTGTGACAGGATGTTCGCAGACCTGATCTCCTCCCTACAGAGGCGGCGTAGTGAGGTGAAGCAGCTGATTAAAGTGCAGGAGCAAACCGCCATCGCTCAGGTCgtagagctgcagctgcaacTTGTGGAGGAGATCACCAAGCTGAAGGAGAAAGATGCCGAACTAGAGCAGCTGGCGCATGTTGACAACTTCATCTATTTAATGCAG aTTTTCCAGtctctgtccacttcctgtgaTTCTCCAGAGTTGACACCCGGTCCTCTACGTTCCCTCAGCGatgtgactgactgtgtgtctgagctgagaGATAAAATAGAGCTTGTGCTGAAGGAAATATGGCCCAGGATCACAGCTACAG TGTCCTACGTTGACTTCTCACTCCCACCAGCTCCAAACACCAGAGAGGAGTTCTTGTGTT ATTATCTTCCCCTCACTCTGGATGACACCTCAAACTACCCATATCTCTACCTGATGGACAACAACTCCCGGATCAAGCCGTTCTTGATCATCAGTCCAGCTCATCCACACAGGTTTACTAAGTTTCCTCAGGTGCTGTGTAGACAGGGTTTGACTGagcgctgttactgggaggtcgagtggcaTGCTCGCACTCTGTCTGTGGCCGTGGCGTACAAAGACATCAATCGAACATCAGATGAGTCAAAGTTTGGGAAAAATGACAAGTCCTGGACTTTAGAATGCACAGGGAACGGGTACTCGTTCCGTCACAATAATGTAGAGACACTGGTGCCCAGCTGTCCTTCCTCCAAGATTGGAGTGTTCCTAGATTACAAAGCAGGGATTCTGTGCTTTTACCATGCCTCTGATCCCATGGTTCTGATTCACAAAGTCCAGACCACTTTCACTCAGCCTCTTTATCCTGGGCTCGGTTTGAACTATGAATGGTACGATACTGGAGTGTTTGCACAGCTGGTGAGGTCAAGGTAG
- the LOC114435434 gene encoding uncharacterized protein LOC114435434, with translation MLSRRIVLLGKTGAGKSSLANTIFGEDVFKISHSPLSEQSLSQAETKHINGRDVTLIDTPSVFDTCRSEADLRAELLRCITECSPGPHAFLIVLKVAKYTAQEMEVINKICGYFSEDALTYTTVVFTHGDQLPDGTTIKDFVSQSKWLSDLVKKCGGRCHVVDNKHWKHNEEDKYRCNQVQVAELLRSIEAIAETHNGRCYTNEFLEEVETEIQREEELLRSSTGNMKKEEIRQNARISVSEKLMIRSSWPLLFLPTGNEMSLSAHMLDSNLNAEQQQEEQLQEVHEEQVQQVEEAQQQEEQEVQMQQVEEEEQEEECGVILKHHHFWCSVCLELLRVPVTIQCGHTYCWSCIEECWDLEEPRGQYSCPQCRERFHPRPALKKNNLLAEVVEKLKKTTPLQILRRPAPASAEVTCDLCCGPKPDRATMSCLTCLASYCPLHLEPHCSVPVLKMHQLVSATTPVQEKVCTSHNKLMDVYCEVDKTCICYLCTMDKHKGHNVVSAAAERVHEEGLLIFQRNKVKKSFQERDTELKELLQAITDFKSCSNGVLTSTEKLFNDMIGSIQQKQTLTKQLIEAQENAAISQAEELLQLLQEETASLKQRAAKLEQLSHTDDHIHFIQTFQSLSTLCESPDLPPGAVVRPRHSLEAVADRVSTLRASMEELLNNTWSSITAAEDRFMHIKQVLCREGLSERSYWEVDLSAHTWSVAVAYKDTTRRSYQSEFGKNNKSWSLECSQEGYMFWHNAVGRGVVGPTCSRIGVFLDYKAGARLSAQWWRRTCPLHSRRSLTAPDRRTMADIYQYPVFFETHRQLDEQQEKKIRRYFNVRRRSGGGDCGPVKNVRDKVYSVSFKYQRDQQEVLRRSKHVVMCANGQIEFTVQESLDPLTTAPTALTTSLPNTPTSTPSPSTPGEVRNRTEEADQHDVNPTGLSPAFSSLQISDDMQTKDQEIPRPSGVDRSYLSLPPLSLCVRNTTVASYSLGDRLQVQVCHGDITRQYADAIVNDANEDLEHCSGVAAALSQEGGPEVQAESRSLVQHIGKVPAGDVVLTTGGNLRCKKLLHAVGPVGGREGGRESVLVKKAVREALNLTEIMGFRSIAIPCISSGVGGVPFAVSCEAVVAAVIEFDSQGGQSLNKIILIDNREEVARAMKEACDRLIQGTDPGQSSPSDLRFDMDAVDQDAGEGGAGGGGAADEAAGGSFQVEIIQGAIETQQVDAVVSPMVGRDPLSTRIGNALYERVGPELIARFKRETGGIVQFGNAVPMEDLPRKPGEQEDWKVVFFLNLLPWNGDQTGVAAQILRMGINNILTSCYDRGFKSVAFPVLGAGLALRFPSSEVARVLLEEVRAFERDRDSSRPLLVRIVIHPNDEESVESFKSVLEGFTGLTEGRDEVSATKRIILLGKTGSGKSYLGNTIFGEEVFSASSSPNSVTDNCLTKTKTVNGRSITLIDTPGFFDTSKTEVDLKPEIVKCITECAPGPHAFLIVLKVDRFTEQELTVITKICQYFSEDALKHAVIVFTHGNELPKGMKIEEFVSQSKQLSELVKKCGGRCHVFDNKYWNNNQNNYRSNQFQLEELLKTVDRMVSEKKGGYYTNLVLQHTEKEIQKEIKSIRQTSGNLPEEEIRQQAKAVVSSRLLTQLAGTATGFVLGAFFGVAALVGLVITVIRNVQLMQFIKKAPALLGAPAAAAAGGEAAVVSTAAVVGVTAAAAGVGGVLGGVIGYDAAKDAETPLEAAQMAAAAVREKAKSPFNKFNIKF, from the exons ATGCTTTCAAGGAGGATCGTCCTGCTGGGAAAAACAGGAGCAGGGAAAAGCAGCCTGGCTAACACCATATTTGGAGAGGATGTGTTCAAGATCAGCCACTCTCCTCTGTCTGAACAGAGTCTGTCTCAAGCAGAAACCAAACACATCAATGGAAGAGACGTCACTTTGATCGACACCCCCAGTGTTTTTGACACATGCAGGTCTGAGGCTGACCTCAGGGCTGAGTTACTGAGGTGTATCACAGAGTGCTCTCCTGGGCCTCATGCTTTTCTCATTGTGCTCAAAGTGGCTAAATACACGGCACAGGAGATGGAAGTAATCAACAAAATATGTGGGTATTTCTCTGAAGACGCTCTGACATACACCACTGTTGTCTTCACACATGGCGACCAACTCCCAGATGGAACAACGATCAAGGACTTTGTTAGTCAAAGCAAATGGCTGAGTGATCTGGTGAAGAAGTGTGGAGGCCGCTGCCATGTTGTGGATAacaaacactggaaacacaACGAAGAGGACAAGTACAGGTGCAACCAAGTCCAAGTGGCAGAGCTGCTCAGGTCCATCGAGGCAATAGCTGAGACGCACAATGGAAGGTGCTACACCAATGAGTTTTTAGAGGAAGTGGAAACAGAaatacagagagaggaagagctcCTCAGAAGTTCAACAGGAAACATGAAGAAGGAGGAGATCAGACAGAACGCTAGAATCAGCGTGTCTGAGAAGTTAATGATCAG GTCTTCGTggcccctcctcttcctccccacaGGAAATGAAATGTCGCTCTCTGCACACATGCTGGATTCAAACCTAAacgctgagcagcagcaggaggagcagctgcaggaggtgcATGAGGAGCAGGTGCAGCAGGTAGAGGAGgcgcagcagcaggaggagcaggaggtgcAGATGcagcaggtagaggaggaggagcaggaggaggagtgcgGGGTGATTTTGAAGCATCATCACTTTTGGTGCTCGGTGTGTCTGGAGCTGCTCAGAGTCCCTGTGACCATCCAGTGCGGACACACTTACTGCTGGAGCTGCATTGAGGAATGCTGGGACCTGGAGGAGCCAAGAGGCCAGTACAGCTGCCCGCAGTGCCGGGAGAGGTTCCACCCGCGACCAGCGCTCAAGAAGAACAACCTGCTGGCTGAG GTTGTGGAGAAGCTAAAGAAGACCACCCCCCTGCAGATTCTTCGCCGTCCTGCTCCAGCTTCTGCAGAAGTCACCTGTGATTTGTGCTGTGGGCCTAAACCTGACAGAGCCACTATGTCATGCCTGACCTGCTTGGCGTCGTACTGTCCGCTTCACCTGGAGCCTCACTGCAGTGTTCCTGTGCTGAAGATGCACCAGCTGGTTTCAGCTACAACCCCGGTGCAGGAAAAGGTGTGCACCAGCCACAACAAACTGATGGATGTCTACTGTGAGGTGGACAAGACCTGTATCTGCTACCTGTGCACTATGGACAAGCATAAGGGCCACAATGTGGTGTCAGCTGCAGCGGAAAGGGTGCATGAAGAG GGGTTGCTGATTTTCCAACGCAACAAAGTCAAGAAGAGTTTCCAGGAGCGCGACACGGAGCTGAAAGAGCTGCTGCAAGCTATAACTGATTTTaag AGCTGCTCCAATGGTGTGCTGACCTCCACTGAAAAGCTGTTCAATGACATGATCGGCTCCATtcagcaaaaacaaactttgaCCAAGCAGCTGATCGAAGCTCAGGAGAACGCCGCCATCTCACAAGccgaggagctgctgcagctgctgcaggaggaaacGGCCAGTCTGAAGCAAAGAGCTGCCAAACTGGAGCAGCTTTCCCACACTGACGACCACATTCACTTCATTCAG ACTTTCCAGTCTCTCTCCACCTTGTGTGAATCTCCTGACTTGCCGCCTGGCGCTGTTGTCCGTCCTCGACATTCACTTGAAGCGGTGGCCGACAGGGTGTCGACGCTGAGAGCGAGCATGGAGGAGCTCCTGAACAACACCTGGTCCAGCATCACTGCCGCAG AGGACCGGTTCATGCACATCAAGCAGGTGCTCTGCAGAGAGGGTTTGTCAGAGCGGTCTTATTGGGAGGTCGATCTGAGCGCTCACACTTGGTCGGTGGCGGTGGCTTACAAAGACACCACCAGAAGGTCCTACCAATCGGAGTTTGGGAAAAACAACAAGTCGTGGAGTTTAGAGTGCTCCCAAGAGGGGTACATGTTCTGGCACAACGCAGTAGGCCGGGGAGTGGTGGGCCCTACGTGCTCCAGGATCGGGGTGTTCCTAGATTATAAAGCAG GTGCGCGGCTCTCCGCCCAGTGGTGGAGACGTACGTGTCCTCTCCACTCGCGCAGATCCTTGACTGCGCCTGACAGAAGGACGATGGCTGATATTTACCAGTATCCAGTTTTCTTTGAGACTCACAGACAGCTCGACGAACAGCAGGAGAAGAAAATACGAAGATATTTTAATGTTCGGCGCCGCTCGGGCGGAGGAGACTGCGGGCCGGTGAAGAATGTGAGAGACAAAGTCTACAGCGTTTCCTTCAAATATCAGAGAG ACCAGCAGGAAGTCCTTCGGAGGTCAAAGCATGTTGTGATGTGTGCAAACGGTCAGATTGAGTTCACCGTCCAAGAAAGCCTGGACCCTCTCACCACTGCCCCCACAGCTCTAACAACG AGTCTTCCAAACACTCCTACCTCAACTCCAAGTCCAAGCACTCCAGGTGAAGTTAGAAATAGGACAGAGGAGGCAGACCAACATGATGTGAACCCTACAGGTTTATCTCCAGCCTTCAGTTCTCTCCAGATCTCAGATGACATGCAAACCAAGGATCAGGAAATTCCCAGGCCATCAGGTGTAGACAGATCATATTTAAGCTTGCcacctctgagtctgtgtgtcagaAACACAACAGTTGCTAGCTACAGCCTGGGCGACAGGCTGCAGGTGCAGGTGTGTCATGGTGACATCACCAGACAATATGCTGATGCGATTGTGAACGATGCCAATGAGGATTTAGAGCACTGCAGTGGGGTCGCCGCGGCTCTGAGTCAAGAAGGTGGGCCTGAAGTACAGGCTGAGAGCAGGTCTTTAGTGCAACATATAGGAAAAGTGCCTGCAGGTGATGTGGTTttgacaacaggtggaaatttAAGGTGCAAGAAACTGCTGCATGCTGTTGGGCCTGTAGGTGGGAGGGAAGGGGGCAGAGAGAGTGTGTTGGTGAAGAAAGCTGTACGCGAAGCACTGAACTTGACAGAAATCATGGGCTTTCGGTCCATAGCCATCCCCTGCATCAGCTCAGGTGTGGGAGGTGTCCCTTTTGCTGTGAGCTGTGAGGCTGTTGTAGCTGCTGTTATAGAGTTTGATAGTCAGGGAGGACAAAGTCTAAACAAAATCATCCTGATTGACAACCGAGAGGAGGTAGCGAGGGCCATGAAGGAAGCATGTGACAGACTCATCCAGGGAACAGATCCTGGACAAAGCTCACCTAGTGATTTGAGGTTTGACATGGATGCTGTTGACCAGGatgcaggagaaggaggagcaggaggaggaggagctgctgatgaagcagctggaggaagtTTCCAAGTCGAGATCATTCAAGGAGCCATTGAGACCCAGCAG GTGGATGCCGTGGTATCTCCTATGGTCGGCCGTGATCCTCTCTCTACCCGTATTGGAAATGCTTTGTACGAAAGAGTTGGGCCTGAGCTGATTGCCAGATTTAAAAGGGAAACAGGAGGCATAGTGCAGTTTGGGAATGCAGTGCCGATGGAGGACCTGCCCAGAAAGCCTGGAGAGCAGGAAGACTGGAAGGTGGTGTTCTTTCTCAACCTTCTGCCCTGGAATGGTGACCAAACTGGAGTTGCAGCTCAG ATTCTTCGAATGGGCATCAACAATATCCTTACTTCCTGCTATGACAGAGGTTTTAAATCGGTTGCTTTTCCTGTGCTCGGTGCTGGACTTGCCCTTCGATTTCCAAGCAGTGAGGTAGCCAGGGTTTTGCTGGAGGAAGTACGTGCATTTGAGCGGGACCGGGACAGCAGCAGGCCACTTCTGGTCCGCATTGTCATCCACCCAAATGATGAGGAGTCAGTTGAG AGTTTCAAGTCGGTCCTGGAGGGCTTCACAGGACTCACAGAAGGTCGAGATGAAG TGTCGGCCACAAAGAGGATCATCCTCCTGGGAAAAACAGGATCAGGGAAAAGCTACCTGGGAAACACCATATTTGGAGAAGAAGTGTTCTCCGCAAGTTCTTCCCCTAACTCTGTGACAGACAATTGTCTGACAAAAACCAAAACTGTCAATGGTAGAAGCATCACTCTGATAGACACACCGGGTTTCTTTGACACATCCAAGACTGAGGTGGATCTGAAGCCTGAGATAGTGAAGTGTATCACAGAGTGTGCTCCTGGGCCTCATGCTTTTCTCATTGTGCTCAAAGTAGACAGATTCACAGAGCAGGAACTGACTGTCATCACCAAAATATGCCAGTATTTCTCTGAAGATGCTCTAAAACATGCTGTTATTGTCTTTACTCACGGCAACGAGCTTCCAAAAGGGATGAAAATCGAAGAGTTTGTCAGTCAGAGCAAGCAACTGAGCGAGCTGGTGAAGAAGTGTGGTGGGCGGTGCCACGTCTTTGACAATAAATACTGGAACAACAACCAGAACAACTACAGGAGCAACCAGTTCCAGCTGGAAGAGTTGCTAAAGACCGTTGATAGGATGGTGAGTGAAAAAAAAGGCGGATATTACACAAATTTagtgctgcagcacacagagaaagagatcCAGAAAGAGATCAAGTCCATCAGGCAGACATCAGGAAATTTACCAGAGGAAGAGATCAGGCAGCAAGCAAAGGCTGTAGTGTCCAGTAGGCTTCTGACCCAGCTGGCAGGGACAGCGACAGGATTTGTGTTAGGAGCTTTTTTTGGTGTAGCAGCGTTAGTTGGACTCGTTATCACTGTTATTAGAAATGTACAATTAATGCAATTTATAAAAAAAGCTCCAGCACTACTAGGagcacctgcagctgcagcagcaggaggggaAGCAGCAGTAGTAAGTACTGCAGCGGTGGTAGGtgtaactgcagcagcagcaggggtaGGAGGAGTTCTGGGAGGTGTCATTGGATACGATGCTGCTAAGGATGCAGAAACACCACTGGAGGCTGCACAGATGGCCGCGGCAGCCgtcagagagaaagcaaaatcCCCTTTCAATAAGTTCAATATTAAGTTTTAA
- the LOC114435435 gene encoding GTPase IMAP family member 7-like: protein MLSLVNPTRIVLLGKTGTGKSSLANTIFGEAIFKIKRFDDLKMCFPQSETKSVNGQNITLIDTPGFFHPGRSKADMKLQMAGCTTQCAPGPHVFLIVLKVEKFTEHERKVITKIQESFSEEAFKYAVVVFTHGEQLHDDMKIEEFIEQNEKLHDLVKKCGGRCHIVDNKYWKNNKQDEYRNNQVQVKALLNTIDRMTEAKEGGYYTNEKLQAVEREIQEEEEHIRPTAGNMSEREIREQAKRNVFKKQVEKAPQTWIKGFMGITVVVGVIVVVMVKLKTCKISLKVPVSNQLQPLLEAVEDRILETPLSAVPTASAIIEVAEEAITPVRRVLQTFESIMGRLRDLYEHAYDPWNLFE from the exons ATGTTGAGTC TGGTGAACCCAACACGGATCGTCCTACTGGGAAAAACTGGAACTGGAAAAAGCAGTCTGGCTAACACCATATTTGGAGAGGCCATATTCAAAATTAAACGTTTTGATGacctaaaaatgtgttttcctcaAAGTGAAACCAAATCTGTCAATGGGCAGAACATCACTTTGATCGATACCCCAGGGTTCTTTCACCCAGGCAGGTCTAAGGCAGACATGAAGCTTCAGATGGCGGGGTGTACCACACAGTGTGCTCCTGGCCCTCATGTTTTTCTCATTGTGCTCAAAGTGGAGAAATTCACTGAGCATGAACGCAAAGTTATCACCAAAATACAAGAGTCTTTTTCTGAAGAAGCTTTCAAatatgctgttgttgttttcactcaTGGTGAGCAGCTTCATGATGACATGAAGATTGAGGAGTTCATCGAACAAAATGAGAAACTGCATGATCTGGTGAAGAAATGTGGCGGCCGCTGTCACATCGTTGATAATAAATACTGGAAGAACAACAAGCAGGATGAATACAGAAACAACCAGGTCCAGGTGAAGGCCCTGCTCAACACCATCGACAGGATGACTGAAGCCAAAGAAGGAGGTTACTACACTAATGAGAAACTTCAAGCAGTGGAGAGAGaaatacaagaagaagaagagcacaTCAGACCGACGGCAGGAAacatgtcagagagagagatcagagAGCAGGCAAAGAGGAATGTCTTCAAAAAGCAGGTGGAAAAAGCACCACAAACATGGATTAAAGGTTTTATGGGCATAACAGTTGTGGTCGGTGTCATTGTAGTTGTAATGGTCAAACTGAAAACTTGTAAGATATCATTAAAGGTGCCAGTATCCAACCAACTCCAACCACTACTGGAGGCAGTAGAAGATCGAATACTTGAAACACCCTTAAGTGCTGTTCCAACAGCCAGTGCGATCATAGAGGTAGCTGAGGAAGCTATCACACCAGTGAGGAGAGTACTGCAGACATTTGAGTCTATCATGGGGAGACTCAGAGATTTGTATGAACATGCATATGACCCTTGGAATCTGTTTGAGTGA